One part of the Hydra vulgaris chromosome 01, alternate assembly HydraT2T_AEP genome encodes these proteins:
- the LOC136075205 gene encoding uncharacterized protein LOC136075205 — MSKTCGESISSTIKQTATLLNSFNENEKENILSKSNISKAKISAKEMISLKANMSSTYVNMKILSRWLKNNNVICASNAKQRNVAKKWSCDDLIVKNAPFMVEKKDSKGSYEIKELPCAYIENLQGHITNVLDRLDSNNLLLYNKIKDNEIHIKIGGDYGGDSFKMFYQVANLEKPNAKTNTTIFNIFEAKDYTTNLKISLTRFTSEIDFLQKMIWK; from the exons ATGAGCAAAACATGTGGAGAAAGCATTAGTTCTACAATCAAGCAAACTGCTActcttttgaattcttttaatgaaaatgaaaaagaaaatattctgagcaaatcaaatatttcaaaagccAAAATATCTGCTAAAGAAATGATCAGTTTAAAAGCAAACATGAGCAGTACTTATGTCAACATGAAAATATTATCTAG GTGGTTGAAAAACAACAATGTAATTTGTGCTTCTAATGCAAAACAAAGAAATGTGGCTAAGAAATGGTCATGTGATGATCTTATTGTTAAAAACGCTCCatttatggttgaaaaaaaagattcaaaaggtTCTTATGAAATCAAGGAATTGCCATGTGCATATATTGAAAATCTACAAGGACATATAACAAATGTACTAGATAGACTAGATAG CAACAACCTCTTATTATACAACAAGATTAAAGACAACGAAATCCATATAAAAATAGGAGGTGACTATGGAGGTGATTcgttcaaaatgttttatcaagtAGCGAATTTGGAAAAGCCTAATGCCAAAACaaatacaacaatatttaatatatttgaggCAAAAGATTATACcacaaatttgaaaatttcattgacAAGATTTACATCAGAAATcgattttttgcaaaaaatgatcTGGAAGTAA